The following coding sequences lie in one Lysobacter capsici genomic window:
- a CDS encoding MFS transporter, whose product MTSTRPASLGPKPVSYWPLLLAATAMLMITMGIRQSQGLLIKPIGHSTGLGIAEISFALAIGQFVWGAVQPLFGALADQRGPGRVLVFGGLLLIAGMALTPLVTSQWGLIVTLGLLGAAGAGAGSFSILIGATAQRLPAEKRSMAAGVINAGGSMGQFVFAPLVQAVIAAAGWMAAMWTLAAAAVATLPLAWPLRRRAEPATPSATTAAAAPGIGLREQLRIALRDRSYWMLHLGFFTCGFHIAFLVTHLPGEIALCGLSDNVSAMALALIGLFNVAGSLAAGWLGQRYRMKHLLALMYASRAGLIAIYLISPPTPLTFYLFAAGLGVTWLATVPPTAGLVGKLFGPRYLGTLFGLTLLSHQIGGFFGAWLGGVAMAKFGDYTWMWYADIALALVAALANLPIREARPVRAGGLAAA is encoded by the coding sequence ATGACCTCCACCCGCCCCGCGTCCCTCGGCCCCAAGCCCGTTTCCTACTGGCCGCTGCTGCTCGCCGCCACCGCGATGCTGATGATCACCATGGGCATCCGCCAATCGCAGGGCCTGCTGATCAAACCGATCGGCCACAGCACCGGGCTGGGCATCGCCGAGATCAGTTTCGCGCTCGCGATCGGTCAGTTCGTGTGGGGCGCGGTGCAGCCGCTGTTCGGCGCGCTCGCCGACCAACGCGGGCCCGGACGGGTGCTGGTGTTCGGCGGACTGCTGTTGATCGCCGGCATGGCGCTGACCCCGCTGGTGACCTCGCAATGGGGATTGATCGTCACCCTCGGCCTGCTCGGCGCGGCCGGCGCGGGCGCGGGCAGTTTCTCGATCCTGATCGGCGCGACCGCGCAACGCCTGCCGGCGGAAAAGCGCTCGATGGCGGCCGGGGTGATCAATGCCGGCGGCTCGATGGGCCAGTTCGTGTTCGCGCCGCTGGTGCAGGCGGTGATCGCCGCGGCGGGATGGATGGCGGCGATGTGGACCCTGGCCGCGGCCGCGGTCGCCACCTTGCCTTTGGCGTGGCCGCTGCGGCGCCGCGCAGAGCCGGCCACGCCGTCGGCGACGACAGCCGCCGCCGCGCCCGGCATCGGCCTGCGCGAGCAACTGCGCATCGCCTTGCGCGACCGCAGCTACTGGATGCTGCACCTGGGCTTTTTCACCTGCGGCTTCCACATCGCCTTCCTGGTCACCCACCTGCCCGGCGAGATCGCGCTGTGCGGGCTGTCGGACAACGTGTCGGCGATGGCGCTGGCCTTGATCGGCCTGTTCAACGTCGCCGGCAGTCTGGCCGCAGGCTGGCTCGGTCAGCGCTATCGGATGAAGCACCTGCTCGCGTTGATGTACGCCAGCCGCGCGGGGTTGATCGCGATTTACCTGATCTCGCCGCCGACGCCGCTGACCTTCTACCTGTTCGCCGCGGGCCTGGGCGTGACCTGGCTGGCGACGGTGCCGCCGACCGCGGGCCTGGTCGGCAAACTGTTCGGGCCGCGCTACCTGGGCACGTTGTTCGGGCTGACCTTGTTGTCGCACCAGATCGGCGGTTTCTTCGGCGCCTGGCTCGGCGGCGTGGCGATGGCCAAGTTCGGCGACTACACCTGGATGTGGTACGCCGACATCGCTTTGGCCTTGGTCGCAGCGCTGGCGAATCTGCCGATTCGCGAGGCGAGGCCGGTGCGGGCCGGTGGGTTGGCGGCGGCTTGA
- a CDS encoding MarR family winged helix-turn-helix transcriptional regulator yields MRKLSRLMSQRYDQALAPAGVNLNQYSILRRTGGQGRPLGEIAHELGMDRSTLSRDLKPLVDAGWIEAVAGEDARQRRLRLTRAGRKVIDRAMPLWRVAQDEIDRGLGVDGIALLHAQLDAAIAQLQGASR; encoded by the coding sequence ATGCGCAAGCTTTCGCGCCTGATGAGCCAGCGCTACGACCAGGCGCTTGCGCCGGCCGGGGTCAACCTCAACCAGTATTCGATCCTGCGCCGCACCGGCGGCCAGGGCCGGCCCTTGGGCGAGATCGCGCACGAACTGGGCATGGACCGCAGCACCTTGAGCCGCGATCTCAAGCCGCTGGTCGACGCGGGCTGGATCGAAGCGGTCGCGGGCGAGGACGCGCGTCAACGGCGACTGCGCCTCACCCGCGCCGGCCGCAAGGTGATCGACCGCGCGATGCCGCTGTGGCGGGTGGCGCAGGATGAGATCGATCGCGGGCTTGGAGTCGACGGGATTGCGCTGCTGCATGCGCAGTTGGATGCGGCGATCGCGCAGTTGCAGGGGGCGAGTCGCTGA
- a CDS encoding TonB-dependent receptor, which yields MPKPIVSSPRARRSALALALTLALPFTQAVAQDAAGPSSPSDTRHDKATSLDAVVVTATPLQSSAEELAQPVEVLSGEKLDEARGATLGETVGKLPGVQSSNFGAGVGRPIIRGMEGPRVGVMTGGLASQDVSTVSQDHNAAVEPFLADQIEVLKGPATLLYGSGAIGGVVNIVDGRIAEKPLDETVSGRAEVRRSSVSNGVTGMARVDASGADGALVLHADGVYRNNDDYDTPLGRQRNSFVDTKTGALGASLVGDVGFLGFSAARYEDKYGNPGEPGNAEEGESPVHIDMRQNRFELKGGINQDFGIFSGLRASVANTEYEHTEFEGSEIGTRFLNDATEGRLELTHKPLAGWVGAIGLQGYDRTFQAIGEEAFVPKTKTRAAGLFVTEQRKWDQLQIELGARIDKVESSPSGAAKRDFNPLSLSAGAMWKFTDAWRLTFNVDRAERAPAEEELFANGLHAATASFEIGNADLRKERANQFELGLHYHGSMFEAKLAAYQTRFDGFIYLVDTGAFEEGNPVRQWSQADATFTGFEGEAIAHVFDGDAGKFDVRLFGDTVRAKLDNGGGNLPRIAPSRIGGELRWDADSWRASLGATRYMKQDKVALNETPTDGYTLVDAHMAYHWDAGNLGYEVFLDGTNLTDQVARVHTSFLKDSVILPGRGVDFGVRVFF from the coding sequence ATGCCCAAGCCCATCGTGTCGTCCCCGCGCGCTCGTCGCAGCGCGCTCGCCCTTGCCCTGACCCTCGCCCTGCCCTTCACGCAGGCGGTCGCCCAAGATGCCGCCGGTCCGTCCAGCCCCAGCGATACCCGCCACGACAAGGCTACCAGCCTGGACGCGGTCGTCGTCACCGCCACGCCGCTGCAATCGAGCGCCGAGGAGCTGGCGCAACCGGTGGAAGTGCTGTCGGGCGAGAAGCTCGACGAAGCGCGCGGCGCCACCCTCGGCGAAACCGTCGGCAAGCTGCCGGGCGTGCAGAGTTCGAACTTCGGCGCCGGCGTCGGCCGGCCGATCATCCGCGGCATGGAAGGCCCGCGCGTGGGCGTGATGACCGGCGGCCTCGCCAGCCAGGACGTATCGACCGTCAGCCAGGACCACAACGCCGCGGTCGAGCCGTTCCTGGCCGACCAGATCGAAGTGCTCAAGGGCCCGGCCACCTTGCTGTACGGCAGCGGCGCGATCGGCGGCGTGGTCAACATCGTCGACGGCCGCATCGCCGAGAAGCCGCTCGACGAAACCGTATCCGGCCGCGCCGAAGTGCGCCGCAGCTCGGTCAGCAACGGCGTCACCGGCATGGCCCGGGTCGACGCCAGCGGCGCCGACGGCGCGCTGGTGCTGCACGCCGACGGCGTGTACCGCAACAACGACGACTACGACACCCCGCTCGGCCGCCAGCGCAACAGCTTCGTCGACACCAAGACCGGCGCGCTCGGCGCGTCCTTGGTCGGCGACGTCGGCTTCCTGGGTTTTTCCGCCGCGCGCTACGAAGACAAATACGGCAATCCCGGCGAGCCGGGCAACGCCGAGGAAGGCGAGTCACCGGTCCACATCGACATGCGCCAGAATCGCTTCGAACTCAAGGGCGGCATCAACCAGGACTTCGGCATCTTCAGCGGCCTGCGCGCGAGCGTGGCCAACACCGAATACGAACACACCGAATTCGAAGGCAGCGAAATCGGCACGCGCTTTCTCAACGACGCCACCGAAGGCCGGCTGGAACTGACCCACAAGCCGCTGGCCGGCTGGGTCGGCGCGATCGGCCTGCAAGGCTACGACCGCACCTTCCAGGCGATCGGCGAAGAAGCCTTCGTGCCCAAGACCAAGACCCGCGCCGCCGGCCTGTTCGTGACCGAGCAGCGCAAGTGGGATCAGCTGCAGATCGAACTGGGCGCGCGCATCGACAAGGTGGAAAGCTCGCCCAGCGGCGCGGCCAAGCGCGATTTCAATCCGCTGAGCCTGTCGGCCGGCGCCATGTGGAAATTCACCGACGCCTGGCGCCTGACCTTCAACGTCGACCGCGCCGAGCGCGCGCCGGCCGAGGAAGAACTGTTCGCCAACGGCCTGCACGCAGCGACCGCCTCGTTCGAGATAGGCAATGCCGACCTGCGCAAGGAGCGCGCCAATCAATTCGAACTCGGCCTGCACTACCACGGCTCGATGTTCGAAGCGAAGCTGGCCGCGTACCAGACCCGCTTCGACGGTTTCATCTACCTGGTCGACACCGGCGCGTTCGAGGAAGGCAATCCGGTGCGCCAGTGGAGCCAGGCCGATGCCACCTTCACCGGTTTCGAAGGCGAGGCGATCGCGCATGTGTTCGACGGCGACGCCGGCAAGTTCGACGTGCGCCTGTTCGGCGACACCGTGCGCGCCAAGCTCGACAACGGCGGCGGCAACCTGCCGCGGATCGCGCCGTCGCGTATCGGCGGCGAACTGCGCTGGGACGCCGACAGCTGGCGCGCGTCGCTCGGCGCGACCCGCTACATGAAGCAGGACAAGGTCGCGCTCAACGAAACCCCGACCGACGGCTACACCCTGGTCGACGCGCACATGGCCTATCACTGGGACGCCGGCAACCTGGGTTACGAAGTGTTTCTCGACGGCACCAACCTGACCGACCAGGTCGCGCGGGTCCACACCTCGTTCCTCAAGGACAGCGTGATCCTGCCGGGCCGCGGCGTCGATTTCGGCGTGCGGGTGTTCTTCTGA
- a CDS encoding transcriptional repressor: MSTSHACTDPQHHVHDGDAFVHEVERACEQRGLRLTPIRAHALRLIAAAGKPMKAYDLLDQMKATHDAAAPPTIYRALDFLLEHGFIHKLASINAFVGCHHPGGAQHAVPFLICDNCQSAMELEDERIVDLLESRARALGFVPQAQTLEVHGLCADCVEAKAAQA; the protein is encoded by the coding sequence ATGAGCACCAGCCACGCCTGCACCGATCCCCAGCACCACGTCCACGACGGCGACGCCTTCGTGCATGAGGTCGAGCGGGCCTGCGAGCAGCGCGGGCTGCGGCTGACCCCGATCCGCGCGCATGCCCTGCGCCTGATCGCCGCGGCCGGCAAGCCGATGAAGGCCTACGACCTGCTCGACCAGATGAAAGCCACCCACGACGCCGCGGCGCCGCCGACGATCTACCGCGCGCTGGATTTCCTGCTCGAGCACGGCTTCATCCACAAGCTCGCCTCGATCAACGCCTTTGTCGGCTGCCATCACCCCGGCGGCGCCCAGCACGCGGTGCCGTTCCTGATCTGCGACAACTGCCAGTCGGCGATGGAGCTGGAAGACGAACGCATCGTCGACCTGCTGGAAAGCCGCGCGCGTGCGCTGGGTTTCGTGCCGCAGGCACAGACGTTGGAAGTGCATGGGCTTTGCGCGGATTGCGTTGAGGCCAAGGCGGCGCAGGCTTGA